A window of the Branchiibius hedensis genome harbors these coding sequences:
- a CDS encoding LacI family DNA-binding transcriptional regulator produces the protein MTSRRVTIRDVASAAGVSATTVSHVLSGNGRVHPETRARVNDTVEQLGYRPNPVAANLRRSTFGSVGLVLPPSSLNYAFYSELMIGASEVLLEEATALSLIPPSAAPGQLSELAVDAVIIAEPRTNDPVLQELSQSGKPTVLCEGSPDELPPDMWTVDSDTTASVGATLDHLHASGARRIAAVVVEPVLWWGRNVLTAIDTWEAATGRTVRRGIIPFAVTPTQARDQIRALLKDGWPDALLVCHEGLGASALATAHRLGRQVPDDLLVACTVDGPDLLTLETPVTALDLRPRRIGQAAARLVLERPSLPGTTIHPELHLRASTARQRPTGSAG, from the coding sequence ATGACCAGCCGGCGGGTGACGATCCGAGATGTGGCCAGCGCCGCCGGGGTTTCGGCAACCACCGTTTCGCACGTGCTCAGTGGCAACGGGCGCGTCCATCCGGAGACTCGCGCCCGGGTCAACGACACCGTGGAGCAATTGGGGTACCGCCCGAATCCGGTCGCCGCGAACCTGCGGCGCAGCACCTTTGGCTCGGTCGGCCTCGTCCTTCCCCCCTCGAGCCTCAACTACGCCTTCTACAGCGAATTGATGATCGGCGCGTCGGAGGTCCTCCTGGAGGAAGCGACTGCATTGTCGCTCATCCCGCCGAGTGCCGCTCCCGGGCAACTGTCCGAGCTCGCCGTCGACGCAGTCATCATCGCCGAACCGCGGACCAATGACCCTGTGCTGCAGGAGCTTTCCCAGTCCGGCAAACCCACGGTGCTGTGTGAGGGATCCCCTGACGAGCTGCCACCGGATATGTGGACGGTGGACAGCGACACCACGGCCAGCGTGGGGGCCACGCTGGACCACCTGCATGCCTCGGGTGCTCGCCGGATCGCAGCGGTGGTCGTCGAGCCGGTGTTGTGGTGGGGGCGCAACGTCCTCACGGCGATCGACACGTGGGAGGCTGCGACGGGCCGTACCGTGCGTCGGGGCATCATCCCGTTCGCGGTGACGCCAACCCAGGCCCGCGATCAGATCCGGGCGTTGCTGAAGGACGGCTGGCCCGACGCGCTACTGGTCTGCCACGAAGGACTCGGCGCCAGTGCGTTGGCTACCGCTCATCGACTCGGCCGACAGGTGCCCGACGACTTGCTGGTGGCCTGCACCGTCGATGGGCCTGACCTGCTGACCCTGGAAACGCCGGTGACCGCACTGGATCTGCGGCCGCGTCGTATCGGCCAGGCGGCAGCGCGTCTGGTGCTCGAACGGCCCAGCCTGCCCGGGACGACGATCCATCCCGAACTGCACCTGCGTGCCTCGACCGCTCGGCAGCGGCCTACCGGATCCGCAGGGTGA
- the aroQ gene encoding type II 3-dehydroquinate dehydratase: MSIDVLVLNGPNLNLLGTREPGIYGSDTLASIEQQTQQVATTLGVTTTWEQSNHEGTLVDLIHDARGKFKGIVINAGAYTHTSVAIRDALKGVGIPFVEVHISNVHAREEFRAHSYLSDIADAIIVGAGPLGYELAIRTLAPRLVDPPKLA; encoded by the coding sequence ATGTCCATCGACGTGCTGGTGCTCAACGGTCCGAACCTCAACCTGCTCGGCACTCGCGAGCCCGGCATCTACGGCAGCGACACGCTCGCTTCGATCGAGCAGCAGACCCAACAGGTCGCCACGACGCTCGGCGTCACGACCACCTGGGAGCAGTCCAACCACGAGGGCACCCTGGTCGACCTGATCCACGACGCCCGCGGGAAGTTCAAGGGCATCGTCATCAACGCGGGCGCCTACACCCACACCAGCGTCGCGATCCGCGATGCGCTCAAGGGCGTCGGCATCCCGTTCGTCGAGGTGCACATCTCGAATGTGCATGCCCGAGAAGAGTTCCGGGCGCACTCCTACCTGTCCGACATCGCGGACGCCATCATCGTCGGTGCCGGTCCGCTCGGGTACGAACTCGCGATCCGCACCCTCGCCCCGCGCCTGGTGGACCCACCCAAACTCGCCTGA
- a CDS encoding Fur family transcriptional regulator — MSEVEQAIAQLRAHGERVTPARRAILAVLRDDSRHLDAETIATQVADREPGVHRATVYRSLQALSECGVVTHTHVPSGATIYHLAESAQQHAHLQCERCEKFFDVPADWLDAVAEKASSRYGFTVDRSHAALLGVCADCATR, encoded by the coding sequence ATGAGCGAGGTCGAGCAGGCGATTGCGCAGTTGCGGGCCCACGGGGAGCGGGTGACTCCGGCCCGGCGCGCGATCCTGGCGGTCCTGCGGGACGACTCACGGCACCTGGACGCCGAGACCATCGCGACCCAAGTCGCTGACCGTGAACCTGGTGTGCACCGCGCCACCGTCTATCGCTCGCTGCAGGCGCTATCGGAGTGCGGCGTCGTCACGCACACCCACGTGCCCAGCGGCGCGACGATCTATCACCTGGCCGAGAGTGCGCAGCAGCACGCTCATCTGCAGTGCGAACGCTGCGAGAAGTTCTTCGACGTACCGGCCGATTGGTTGGACGCCGTTGCCGAGAAGGCTTCCAGCCGTTACGGATTCACAGTCGACCGGTCCCACGCGGCGTTGCTCGGCGTCTGCGCGGACTGCGCTACCAGGTAA
- a CDS encoding YbhB/YbcL family Raf kinase inhibitor-like protein: MSLERPQAPDPYERMPKLPVFTLTSEDITDGQPLDKDFSVDGANVSPQLSWSGFPAETKSFVVSCYDPDAPTPDGYWHWTLVDVPASVTSLERGAATPDGAFELKGSGGTVGFEGAGPPEGDVPHRYYFVVHAVGEGTLGVDDSVTPTVVAFNLAFKAIGRAVLVGTYQR; this comes from the coding sequence ATGAGTCTGGAGCGACCGCAAGCCCCCGATCCGTACGAGCGGATGCCGAAGCTGCCGGTGTTCACGCTGACCAGCGAGGACATCACCGACGGTCAGCCACTCGACAAGGACTTCTCCGTCGACGGTGCGAACGTGTCGCCGCAGTTGTCCTGGAGCGGTTTCCCCGCGGAGACCAAATCGTTCGTGGTGTCCTGCTACGACCCGGATGCGCCGACGCCCGACGGGTACTGGCACTGGACCCTGGTCGACGTACCGGCGTCGGTGACTTCGCTGGAGCGAGGCGCGGCGACCCCGGACGGTGCGTTCGAGCTGAAAGGCTCCGGCGGCACTGTCGGCTTCGAAGGTGCCGGGCCCCCGGAGGGCGACGTGCCGCACCGCTACTACTTCGTCGTGCATGCCGTGGGTGAGGGGACCCTCGGCGTCGACGATTCGGTGACGCCGACCGTGGTCGCGTTCAACCTGGCGTTCAAGGCCATCGGCCGAGCGGTGCTGGTCGGCACCTACCAGCGGTAG
- the cutA gene encoding divalent cation tolerance protein CutA, with translation MHQQYEESTPFIQVRVACPNLAEAEQLAAELVAERLAACVQITPGVHSTYRWQGKVEVATETVALITSRSELFEQLAARVTALHSYDVPEIVASPIAQVSSAYAEWLAGSLLEPGEDHAAPAVHLEIERKFTLADDGLIPEPGDWPRVGQVSNERRYLLLATYYDTPGLDLASHGVTLRRRQGGPDEGWHLKLPRSGDARMEEWMPFGSDDAPPAQFRDQVRQLTGAAALVPVCEVRTHRVERDLLAGDVHLACLCDDHVSTHNLLDDQLDSDWHELEVELVNGGMDFLDEVADHLSQYGVQQASVASKLAMALGPLLRRSDPDLEPAGS, from the coding sequence GTGCACCAGCAGTACGAGGAGTCGACCCCCTTCATCCAGGTCCGGGTGGCGTGCCCGAATCTCGCGGAGGCCGAGCAACTAGCCGCTGAACTGGTCGCCGAGCGACTCGCGGCGTGTGTCCAGATCACCCCCGGCGTCCACTCGACCTACCGCTGGCAGGGCAAGGTCGAGGTCGCCACCGAGACCGTCGCGCTGATCACCTCCAGGTCTGAGCTATTCGAGCAGCTTGCTGCTCGGGTCACCGCGTTGCATTCGTATGACGTGCCCGAGATCGTGGCGAGTCCGATCGCCCAGGTCAGTTCGGCGTACGCCGAGTGGCTGGCTGGCTCGCTGCTGGAGCCGGGCGAGGACCACGCCGCACCGGCGGTTCACCTGGAAATCGAGCGCAAGTTCACCCTTGCGGACGACGGGTTGATCCCCGAACCCGGCGACTGGCCCCGGGTGGGTCAGGTCAGCAACGAGCGGCGCTATCTGTTGTTGGCGACGTACTACGACACCCCCGGTCTCGATCTCGCCTCGCACGGGGTCACGCTGCGTCGCCGGCAGGGCGGACCCGATGAGGGCTGGCATCTGAAGCTGCCGCGCTCGGGCGACGCCCGGATGGAGGAGTGGATGCCGTTCGGCTCCGACGACGCTCCGCCGGCGCAGTTCCGCGACCAGGTGCGCCAGCTGACCGGGGCGGCGGCGCTGGTGCCGGTGTGCGAGGTGCGCACGCACCGCGTCGAGCGGGATCTGCTCGCCGGCGACGTCCACCTCGCCTGCCTGTGCGATGACCACGTCAGCACGCACAACCTGCTCGATGACCAGTTGGACAGTGACTGGCACGAACTCGAGGTCGAGTTGGTCAATGGCGGGATGGACTTCCTGGACGAGGTCGCTGACCACCTCTCGCAGTACGGCGTGCAGCAGGCCAGCGTCGCCTCGAAACTGGCCATGGCGTTGGGTCCGTTGCTGCGTCGCTCCGATCCCGACCTGGAGCCCGCTGGGTCATGA
- a CDS encoding purine-cytosine permease family protein: MSQEVIAQPGQPGQAVEAAGRVERRSIDVVPLNERHGSLRSLGAVWFVANINLTAMATGIVCLGLGGSLFWTLVAIVVWSFFGTIFMAFHSSQGPHLGLPQLVQSRPQFGYVGAAITVFVFALANYIAYNTSDALLSSDAAHTVLHLPLWLGYLLAAGIAATIAIFGYDLIHKINRILTVPVIVLMVFATIAACTSQHFSAALFTPGPFQLAPFMTTLAIVGGFQLGWAPYVSDYSRYLSASTGTKASFWWTFLPSGLSAVWVFGLGAIVGAGTGQANLIPALQAAGNNLFNGAGDIIVIGLLIGLLAVMAINQYGGSLTMLSIAHSLKPFKPGRTARVATILAMAVIVWLISAWVGEARFNAFYASALIYLAYAFTPWTAINLVDFFFVRHGVYAVSEIFKPNGIYGKWGWRGNTAYVLTILVMLPFMVNAPKYTGFMAAKLGGVDYSILIGLVVGAVLYWLLTRNLNLTRERELAANDPIYVTHDLREGASE; the protein is encoded by the coding sequence ATGTCCCAAGAAGTCATCGCTCAACCCGGTCAGCCCGGCCAGGCCGTCGAAGCCGCAGGCCGCGTCGAGCGCCGCTCCATCGATGTCGTTCCCCTCAACGAGCGGCACGGCAGTCTGCGCAGCCTCGGCGCCGTCTGGTTCGTCGCCAACATCAACCTGACCGCGATGGCCACCGGCATTGTGTGTCTCGGGCTGGGCGGCTCGCTGTTCTGGACGTTGGTCGCGATTGTCGTGTGGTCGTTCTTCGGCACCATCTTCATGGCCTTCCACTCCTCCCAGGGCCCGCACCTCGGGTTACCCCAACTCGTGCAGTCCCGGCCCCAGTTCGGCTACGTCGGCGCCGCGATCACCGTCTTCGTCTTCGCGCTGGCCAACTACATCGCCTACAACACCTCCGACGCTCTGCTGTCCAGCGATGCCGCCCACACCGTGCTGCACCTGCCGCTCTGGCTCGGCTATCTCCTGGCCGCCGGGATCGCTGCGACGATCGCGATCTTCGGCTACGACCTGATCCACAAGATCAACCGCATCCTGACGGTGCCCGTCATCGTGCTGATGGTCTTTGCCACGATCGCGGCGTGCACCAGCCAGCACTTCAGCGCAGCGCTCTTCACACCGGGCCCGTTCCAGTTGGCCCCCTTCATGACCACCCTGGCCATCGTCGGCGGCTTCCAACTGGGCTGGGCGCCGTACGTTTCGGACTACTCCCGCTACCTGTCGGCCAGCACCGGCACGAAGGCCAGCTTCTGGTGGACCTTCCTGCCCAGTGGGTTGTCCGCGGTCTGGGTCTTCGGTCTCGGCGCGATCGTCGGGGCCGGCACCGGTCAGGCCAATCTGATCCCTGCGCTGCAGGCGGCCGGCAACAACCTGTTCAACGGGGCCGGTGACATCATCGTGATCGGTCTGCTGATCGGCCTGCTGGCGGTGATGGCCATCAACCAGTACGGCGGCAGTCTCACGATGCTCTCGATCGCCCACTCCCTCAAACCGTTCAAGCCCGGCCGCACGGCGCGGGTCGCGACGATCCTGGCGATGGCCGTCATCGTCTGGCTGATCTCTGCCTGGGTCGGCGAAGCGCGGTTCAACGCGTTCTACGCCAGTGCCCTGATCTACCTGGCCTACGCTTTCACCCCGTGGACTGCGATCAATCTGGTCGACTTCTTCTTCGTCCGCCACGGTGTCTACGCCGTAAGCGAGATCTTCAAACCCAACGGCATTTACGGCAAGTGGGGCTGGCGCGGCAACACGGCCTACGTGCTGACCATCCTGGTGATGCTGCCCTTCATGGTGAACGCCCCGAAGTACACCGGTTTCATGGCGGCCAAACTGGGTGGTGTGGACTACTCGATTCTGATCGGCCTGGTCGTCGGGGCAGTGCTCTACTGGCTACTCACCCGCAACTTGAACCTGACCCGCGAGCGTGAGCTGGCCGCCAACGACCCGATCTATGTCACCCACGACCTGCGCGAGGGGGCCAGCGAGTGA
- a CDS encoding protease inhibitor I42 family protein, with translation MTDADAQPTQLLIEATAGEALTLPFPKGPATGYEWQWRLPEGVTRLPDLPDPPPEMMPGAPDGSLPQLLVEVPGDYEVYGEFGRPWEDAPQRRVVITLRIR, from the coding sequence GTGACTGATGCGGACGCGCAGCCGACCCAGCTGCTGATCGAGGCAACGGCGGGGGAGGCACTCACGCTGCCGTTCCCCAAGGGCCCGGCAACCGGCTACGAGTGGCAGTGGCGGTTGCCCGAGGGCGTGACCCGCCTGCCGGATCTGCCCGACCCGCCGCCCGAAATGATGCCGGGTGCCCCTGACGGCTCGCTGCCGCAGCTGCTGGTCGAGGTGCCCGGCGACTACGAGGTGTACGGCGAGTTCGGGCGCCCGTGGGAGGACGCACCGCAGCGCCGCGTGGTGATCACCCTGCGGATCCGGTAG
- a CDS encoding acyl-CoA dehydrogenase has protein sequence MSHYKSNLRDIEFNLFELLGRDAVLGAGPYADVDADTAREMLAQLVTLAENEIAESLLDSDRNPPTYDPVTKTVEITPSFKKSYEAFIESGFWAMDLPEELDGTVTPPSLQWAKNELLLGANPALAMYTASYNFAKLLYILGNEDQKKIAKLMVERGWGATMVLTEPDAGSDVGNGRTKATQNDDGTWNITGVKRFITSAENDMVENIIHFVLARPEGAAPGTKGLSLFIVPKFNIDLETGELTDRNGAWVTNVEHKMGLKVSTTCEVTFGEKEPAVGTLLGDVHDGIAQMFRVIENARMLVGTKAIATLSTGYLNALDYAKLRVQGADMTNPAKDAPRVTITHHPDVRRSLMLQKSYAEGLRALVLYTASQQDIVDAEFLATGNEHPADGTPAAMAARLNDLLLPIVKGVGSERAWVLLGTESLQTLGGSGFLQDYPIEQYVRDAKIDTLYEGTTAIQAQDFFFRKILKDQFVALGTLAEQILQTVKGGAGDDKFTAERGLLGKAMEDVQGIIENLGMTAMGAYSEGGDPKAIYKVGLNTSRLLLAAGDLVIGWLLLRQAEIAQDKLDAGSTDPFYIGKVQAAKFFTSQVLPRLTAERAIVEATDLSLMELPEDAF, from the coding sequence ATGTCCCACTACAAGTCCAACCTGCGCGACATCGAGTTCAACCTGTTCGAACTCCTGGGTCGTGACGCGGTCCTCGGCGCCGGCCCGTACGCCGACGTCGACGCCGACACCGCCCGCGAGATGCTCGCCCAACTGGTGACGCTGGCCGAGAACGAGATCGCCGAGAGCCTGCTCGACTCCGACCGCAACCCGCCGACCTATGACCCGGTGACCAAGACGGTCGAGATCACCCCGTCCTTCAAGAAGTCCTACGAGGCCTTCATCGAGTCCGGCTTCTGGGCGATGGACCTGCCCGAGGAACTCGACGGCACGGTCACCCCGCCGTCCCTGCAGTGGGCCAAGAACGAACTGCTGCTGGGCGCCAACCCCGCACTGGCGATGTACACCGCCTCCTACAACTTCGCCAAGCTGCTCTACATCCTCGGCAACGAGGACCAGAAGAAGATCGCCAAGCTGATGGTCGAGCGCGGCTGGGGCGCCACGATGGTCCTGACCGAGCCAGACGCCGGTTCCGACGTGGGCAACGGCCGCACCAAAGCCACTCAGAACGACGACGGCACCTGGAACATCACCGGTGTGAAGCGGTTCATCACCTCGGCCGAGAACGACATGGTCGAAAACATCATCCACTTCGTGCTGGCCCGCCCCGAAGGTGCGGCGCCCGGCACCAAGGGCCTGTCGCTGTTCATCGTGCCCAAGTTCAACATCGACCTGGAGACCGGCGAGCTGACCGACCGCAACGGTGCCTGGGTCACCAACGTCGAGCACAAGATGGGCCTGAAGGTCTCCACCACCTGCGAAGTGACGTTCGGTGAGAAGGAGCCGGCAGTCGGCACCCTCCTCGGCGACGTGCACGACGGCATCGCGCAGATGTTCCGCGTCATCGAGAACGCCCGGATGCTGGTGGGCACCAAAGCGATCGCCACCTTGTCGACCGGCTACCTGAACGCGCTGGACTACGCCAAGCTTCGGGTGCAGGGCGCCGACATGACCAACCCGGCCAAGGACGCGCCGCGGGTCACGATCACCCACCACCCCGACGTACGTCGCTCGTTGATGTTGCAGAAGTCGTACGCCGAGGGCCTGCGCGCGCTGGTGCTCTACACCGCCAGCCAGCAGGACATCGTCGACGCCGAGTTCCTCGCGACCGGCAACGAGCACCCGGCCGACGGCACCCCCGCCGCGATGGCCGCCCGGCTGAACGACCTGCTGCTGCCGATCGTGAAGGGTGTCGGCTCCGAGCGCGCCTGGGTGCTGCTGGGCACGGAGTCCCTGCAGACCCTCGGCGGTTCCGGCTTCTTGCAGGACTACCCGATCGAGCAGTACGTCCGCGACGCCAAGATCGACACCCTCTACGAAGGCACGACCGCGATCCAGGCCCAGGACTTCTTCTTCCGCAAGATCCTGAAAGACCAGTTCGTGGCTCTGGGCACGCTGGCCGAGCAGATCCTGCAGACCGTCAAGGGCGGCGCGGGCGATGACAAGTTCACCGCCGAGCGTGGCCTGTTGGGCAAGGCGATGGAGGACGTGCAGGGCATCATCGAGAACCTCGGAATGACCGCGATGGGCGCCTACTCCGAAGGTGGCGACCCCAAGGCGATCTACAAGGTCGGCCTGAACACCTCCCGTCTGCTGCTGGCGGCCGGTGACCTGGTGATCGGCTGGCTGCTGCTGCGCCAGGCCGAGATCGCCCAGGACAAACTCGACGCCGGTTCGACCGACCCGTTCTACATCGGCAAGGTCCAGGCCGCGAAGTTCTTCACCTCCCAGGTGCTGCCGCGACTGACCGCTGAGCGCGCGATCGTCGAGGCGACGGACCTGTCGCTGATGGAGCTGCCGGAAGACGCGTTCTGA
- a CDS encoding trimeric intracellular cation channel family protein produces MTWSLAFDLLGVFCFAISGSLLAVTRGYDIVGSVVLGSLTGLGGGVLRDLVLGITPTAFDQPVYMIPPLVAAALVFFLAPEVQRFPRTLLVFDAAGLGLFCTAGTIKALQHGMNPAAAALLGFTTAIGGGLLRDVCANRNPKLFDPRDIYALPALFGAAAMTALWHWGAASVLTQALVAVVVFAIRVLSLRLHWRVPLAAGERTRPASA; encoded by the coding sequence ATGACCTGGTCCCTGGCCTTCGACCTGCTCGGCGTCTTCTGCTTCGCGATCTCCGGCAGCCTGCTGGCCGTCACCCGCGGCTACGACATCGTGGGCTCCGTCGTTCTCGGGTCGCTGACCGGACTCGGTGGCGGGGTGCTGCGGGATCTGGTCTTGGGCATCACCCCGACGGCGTTCGACCAACCGGTCTACATGATCCCGCCACTGGTCGCTGCTGCCCTGGTGTTCTTCCTGGCCCCCGAGGTGCAGCGCTTCCCGCGGACCCTGTTGGTCTTCGACGCGGCCGGGCTGGGTCTGTTCTGCACTGCCGGCACCATCAAGGCGCTGCAGCACGGGATGAATCCTGCGGCCGCGGCCCTGTTGGGTTTCACGACCGCGATCGGGGGCGGACTGCTGCGCGATGTGTGCGCCAACCGCAACCCGAAACTGTTCGACCCTCGCGACATCTACGCCCTTCCGGCGCTCTTCGGTGCCGCCGCGATGACCGCGTTGTGGCACTGGGGTGCTGCCAGCGTCCTGACCCAAGCCCTCGTGGCCGTGGTGGTCTTCGCGATCCGCGTGCTGTCCCTGCGTTTGCACTGGCGCGTGCCGCTGGCCGCCGGAGAACGGACACGACCGGCGTCGGCCTGA
- a CDS encoding amidohydrolase has protein sequence MTAADLVLTGPIWTGDPAGSWADALAIRDGRVVAMGSAACTEVAGRRTDTFTVADGLVVPGFQDAHVHPPFAGRNLDNVDLSAATGLPAYLQLIRTYAESHPERDWIVGGGWALESFPGGQPRKEDLDAVVPDRPVFLFNKDVHGAWVNSEALRRAGIDAATPDPADGRYERDPATGQPTGMLQEGAAYTFESDVVPAPTTKDWAGHILAAQHHLHSLGITGWQDAWVTPATQRAYEYLAGAEQLTARVVGALWWDRHQGVEQIDSLVERRRDVGNFHATSVKIMVDGIVENGTAAMLEPYCRHDLGEHPNGLTYVESQALADVVTRLDGLGFQVHQHAIGDAAVRSALDAVEAARKANGSNDLRHHIAHLQVVNPQDLPRFRALDVVVNMQTYWAQNEPQMRELNFPVLGQERSAQMYPFATIAASGAVLAMGSDWGVTTADPLQQIEVAVHRVDPATREEEPFLPHEGLPMRTALSAFTAGSAYVNHDAEGGYLAVGQRADLAVLDTNIFDAGVRPADATVTHTMAAGRWVFGG, from the coding sequence GTGACCGCGGCCGACCTGGTCCTCACGGGACCGATCTGGACCGGTGATCCGGCCGGTTCCTGGGCCGATGCGCTCGCGATCCGTGACGGGCGTGTCGTGGCCATGGGATCCGCGGCCTGCACGGAAGTCGCGGGTCGGCGCACCGACACCTTCACAGTTGCAGACGGTTTAGTGGTTCCCGGATTCCAGGATGCGCATGTGCACCCACCGTTCGCCGGGCGCAACCTGGACAACGTCGACCTCTCCGCGGCGACGGGGCTGCCGGCCTACCTGCAGCTCATCCGCACGTACGCCGAGTCGCACCCCGAGCGGGACTGGATCGTCGGCGGCGGCTGGGCTCTGGAGTCCTTTCCCGGCGGTCAACCGCGCAAAGAAGATCTTGACGCGGTGGTGCCGGATCGGCCGGTGTTCTTGTTCAACAAGGATGTTCACGGTGCGTGGGTCAACTCCGAGGCGTTGCGACGCGCCGGGATCGACGCGGCAACACCGGACCCGGCTGACGGCCGCTACGAACGCGACCCCGCGACGGGGCAGCCCACCGGGATGTTGCAGGAGGGCGCGGCGTACACCTTCGAGTCCGATGTCGTGCCTGCTCCCACGACGAAGGACTGGGCGGGCCACATCCTTGCCGCACAACACCACCTGCACTCGCTAGGCATCACGGGTTGGCAGGACGCCTGGGTCACCCCCGCGACCCAACGGGCGTACGAATACCTCGCTGGCGCAGAGCAACTCACGGCGCGCGTGGTCGGGGCGCTGTGGTGGGACCGGCACCAGGGGGTCGAGCAGATCGACTCCCTCGTCGAGCGTCGGCGCGACGTCGGTAACTTCCACGCCACCTCGGTGAAGATCATGGTCGATGGGATCGTCGAGAACGGCACCGCCGCCATGCTGGAGCCGTATTGCCGCCACGACCTGGGTGAGCATCCCAACGGTCTGACGTACGTCGAGTCGCAGGCTCTCGCTGACGTCGTCACCCGCCTGGACGGGCTGGGTTTCCAGGTCCACCAGCACGCGATCGGCGACGCTGCGGTCCGCTCCGCCCTGGACGCGGTCGAAGCAGCACGAAAGGCGAACGGCAGCAACGATCTTCGCCATCACATCGCTCACCTGCAGGTCGTCAACCCGCAGGACCTGCCGCGGTTCCGTGCGCTTGATGTGGTCGTCAATATGCAGACCTACTGGGCCCAGAACGAACCGCAGATGCGGGAGCTCAACTTCCCGGTGTTGGGGCAGGAGCGGTCGGCGCAGATGTACCCGTTCGCGACGATCGCCGCCAGCGGTGCGGTCCTGGCAATGGGTTCGGACTGGGGTGTGACGACGGCGGATCCGCTGCAGCAGATCGAGGTTGCGGTGCATCGGGTGGATCCGGCAACGCGTGAGGAAGAACCGTTCCTGCCGCACGAGGGTCTACCCATGCGGACGGCGCTGTCGGCGTTCACGGCGGGCTCGGCGTACGTCAATCATGACGCGGAAGGCGGCTACCTCGCGGTGGGTCAGCGTGCGGACCTGGCGGTGTTGGACACCAACATCTTCGACGCGGGCGTGCGCCCGGCGGACGCGACGGTGACGCACACGATGGCGGCCGGCCGCTGGGTATTCGGCGGCTGA
- a CDS encoding LysE family translocator, whose product MGYPSFVLFALLIAVAPGPDSLLTLRSSVVGGRQRGLWTMAGITAAGLTQGILAATGLGAVIAHAEPVFETIRWAGVAYLSWLAFGALRAALTGGAAGWDLSGAATRITPLRSLRSGFLCNITNPKVLAFNLAVLPQFVSSTASLPTLLLYAVTLTVVGAIVLLVIVWAGGLAANAMQRRRFRRSVDGATGAIMLGFAGLLASEH is encoded by the coding sequence GTGGGATATCCGTCGTTCGTGCTCTTCGCGCTGCTGATCGCCGTCGCCCCGGGACCGGACAGTCTGCTGACGTTGCGCTCCAGCGTGGTGGGTGGGCGACAGCGCGGCCTGTGGACCATGGCCGGCATCACCGCCGCTGGCCTGACCCAGGGCATCCTCGCGGCCACTGGCCTGGGTGCCGTCATCGCCCATGCCGAGCCGGTCTTCGAGACGATCCGCTGGGCGGGTGTCGCCTACCTGAGCTGGCTGGCCTTCGGCGCGCTGCGGGCCGCGCTCACCGGGGGCGCAGCCGGCTGGGACCTGAGCGGAGCGGCCACGCGAATCACGCCGCTGCGCTCACTGCGCTCGGGTTTCCTGTGCAACATCACCAACCCCAAGGTGCTGGCGTTCAACCTCGCCGTGCTGCCGCAGTTCGTCAGTTCCACCGCGTCCCTGCCGACCCTACTGCTCTACGCCGTGACCCTCACCGTGGTGGGCGCCATCGTGCTCCTGGTGATCGTGTGGGCCGGTGGACTCGCTGCGAATGCCATGCAGCGCAGGCGATTCCGGCGCTCGGTGGATGGAGCGACCGGTGCCATCATGCTGGGGTTCGCCGGGCTGCTGGCCAGCGAGCACTGA